The Noviherbaspirillum saxi genome includes a window with the following:
- a CDS encoding HDOD domain-containing protein yields the protein MKHWLNRLLGRGPKSASPATISAAPSAAAQPASNDLPDPLAASTLHAAVDVDHLFYPWLLEFDASVTEPSEAEQRLMRTLERMSAADAPAVNTLVPRMPAVIPMLLQSLRDKNVTNAHLSEQIAQDPVLLAALLRQVNSSLYLRTEPVSSIEQALALLGQNNLRLLVASVAFKPLFNVQSGHFTGTAGARLSMLSSTSAAACRSLAARRQLEPFESFLASLLHNVGLIVALRIMDQVHEGATSLRSLAFCTALATHARRVALRVGREWQFPEAVLEALSLQGAAPVAASPVASLLRLADRLSKLHVLVANDRLAAEEAEDFALIEGGEDGLVCYRSLAAAGE from the coding sequence ATGAAGCACTGGTTGAACCGCCTGCTCGGCCGTGGTCCCAAGTCCGCATCGCCTGCTACGATATCGGCCGCGCCGAGCGCAGCGGCGCAACCGGCATCGAACGATTTGCCCGACCCGCTGGCCGCTTCGACGCTGCATGCGGCGGTCGATGTCGATCACCTCTTTTACCCGTGGCTGCTGGAGTTCGATGCCTCGGTCACCGAACCGAGCGAGGCCGAACAGCGGCTGATGCGTACGCTGGAACGCATGTCGGCTGCGGACGCGCCCGCCGTCAATACGCTGGTGCCGCGCATGCCCGCAGTGATTCCGATGCTGCTGCAAAGTCTGCGCGATAAAAATGTCACCAATGCGCATCTGTCCGAACAGATCGCCCAGGACCCGGTACTGCTGGCCGCGCTGCTGCGACAGGTCAACAGCTCGCTTTACCTCAGGACCGAACCCGTTAGCAGCATCGAACAGGCACTTGCCCTGCTCGGCCAGAACAACCTGCGCCTGCTGGTGGCGAGCGTGGCATTCAAGCCCCTGTTCAATGTGCAATCCGGTCATTTCACTGGAACGGCGGGAGCGCGGCTGTCCATGCTGTCATCCACCTCCGCCGCCGCATGCCGCAGTCTCGCGGCGCGTCGACAACTGGAACCCTTCGAATCCTTTCTCGCATCGCTGTTGCATAACGTTGGCCTTATCGTGGCGCTGCGAATCATGGATCAGGTGCATGAAGGCGCGACTTCCTTGCGCTCGCTGGCTTTCTGTACCGCCCTGGCAACCCACGCGCGCCGGGTTGCTTTACGGGTAGGCCGGGAATGGCAATTCCCGGAAGCGGTACTGGAAGCCCTTTCCTTACAAGGCGCCGCCCCTGTCGCCGCCTCACCGGTCGCATCCCTGCTGCGTCTGGCGGATCGCTTGAGCAAGCTGCATGTACTGGTCGCGAACGATCGGCTTGCCGCCGAAGAAGCCGAAGATTTTGCGCTGATCGAAGGCGGTGAAGATGGCCTGGTCTGTTACCGCAGTCTCGCCGCTGCCGGCGAATAA
- a CDS encoding PRC-barrel domain-containing protein gives MKAPTGKILASAIMLSLGIASSPSSIAQNTGASNAPAAARSATGQSASSDMRASQLIGKQVQNAQGEKLGKIEDIVLDIDNERASYVVLSSGGTLGVGDRQIAVPASGFQVRSEKDPILLNLPKDQLQKAPAYDKKQHANFSRDSYRSEVDRYFFKEETVRHSAAGARLMSASDLIGKDINDRAAHDAGKIADVVVNLGSAGSYLVMQSDKAWSIDDKLVALPFAAFSFPSRPDLDLLLNVDRTKIESARGFQKNKWPDLNAASAQQQIREQLMTFQAASKTNPGETQTGRETSSGGSR, from the coding sequence ATGAAAGCCCCTACCGGAAAAATTCTGGCGTCTGCCATCATGTTGTCTCTTGGCATCGCAAGTTCGCCTTCGAGCATTGCACAGAATACCGGTGCCTCAAACGCTCCTGCCGCCGCCCGCTCCGCCACCGGCCAAAGCGCTTCCAGCGATATGCGCGCCAGTCAACTGATCGGCAAGCAGGTGCAGAATGCCCAAGGTGAAAAGCTAGGCAAGATAGAAGATATCGTGCTGGATATCGACAATGAACGGGCAAGCTATGTCGTGCTGTCTTCCGGCGGCACGCTCGGCGTGGGCGACCGGCAGATCGCGGTACCGGCGAGCGGCTTTCAGGTCCGATCGGAAAAAGATCCCATCCTGCTCAACCTTCCCAAGGACCAATTGCAAAAGGCGCCGGCCTACGACAAAAAACAGCATGCCAATTTCAGCCGCGACAGTTATCGCAGCGAGGTCGACCGCTATTTCTTCAAGGAAGAAACGGTGCGCCACAGTGCCGCCGGTGCACGCCTGATGTCGGCCAGCGACCTCATCGGCAAGGACATCAACGACCGGGCCGCGCATGACGCTGGAAAGATCGCCGATGTGGTTGTCAATTTAGGAAGCGCGGGCTCGTATCTTGTCATGCAATCGGACAAAGCCTGGAGCATCGACGACAAGCTCGTGGCACTGCCGTTCGCGGCGTTTAGCTTCCCCAGCCGTCCGGACCTCGATCTCCTGCTGAACGTGGATCGCACGAAGATCGAGTCGGCGCGCGGATTCCAGAAGAACAAATGGCCAGACCTGAATGCGGCAAGCGCGCAGCAACAGATTCGCGAACAATTGATGACCTTCCAGGCGGCGAGCAAGACCAATCCCGGAGAAACCCAAACCGGCAGGGAAACCTCCAGCGGCGGGTCGCGTTGA
- a CDS encoding methyltransferase: MHENSKEIDAVGSPDFPAPWIKPSAKTFSSHAQHVACLAKPQPVASINGITLFLPPNVYHPGVGLSSSFLVEAVSNKLLGASVLDLGCGSGYVGISLYRPGMELTLADISDAALASAAENLHRMKITAEVVSSDLFSGLQGRLFDTIFFNPPLFDKAIDHEAEIALCDPDGELLGRFLADVPDYLNPDGKVYFMASNLMNRRVLLHGLKEYQYEIVSSSHCAQSDVSRWVVCASPIRCKKTTGIAHHVNIYELSDEEM; the protein is encoded by the coding sequence ATGCATGAAAACTCTAAGGAAATTGACGCAGTTGGCTCGCCAGACTTTCCAGCGCCATGGATTAAACCAAGTGCCAAGACGTTTTCAAGCCATGCGCAGCACGTCGCTTGTCTGGCCAAACCACAACCAGTGGCATCGATCAATGGGATCACGCTTTTTCTTCCGCCGAATGTATATCATCCAGGAGTAGGATTGTCCTCGAGCTTCCTCGTCGAGGCGGTGTCGAATAAACTTCTTGGAGCTTCAGTATTGGATCTCGGTTGCGGTAGCGGGTATGTGGGAATTTCGCTTTATCGACCAGGAATGGAGCTGACCCTTGCTGATATTTCAGACGCTGCGCTTGCGAGCGCTGCTGAAAATCTTCATCGTATGAAGATAACAGCGGAAGTGGTATCGAGCGATTTATTCTCGGGGTTGCAAGGGAGACTGTTCGATACCATTTTCTTTAATCCACCTTTGTTCGACAAAGCCATCGATCACGAAGCCGAAATCGCGCTTTGTGATCCTGATGGCGAGTTGCTTGGCCGCTTTCTTGCCGATGTTCCTGATTACTTAAATCCGGATGGGAAAGTATATTTTATGGCATCAAATTTAATGAATCGACGTGTTTTATTACATGGGCTAAAGGAATATCAATACGAGATTGTCTCCTCTTCGCACTGTGCCCAATCCGATGTCTCGCGCTGGGTCGTCTGTGCGAGCCCAATTCGTTGCAAGAAAACGACGGGCATTGCGCATCACGTCAACATCTATGAACTCTCCGATGAAGAAATGTGA
- a CDS encoding transposase, giving the protein MYHVTSRGDRHEPIFAVVFAYCLMGNHYHFVLQTRQPNLSRLMRHINGVYTQSCNRRHGKTGHLFQGRFKAVLVDEEAYRLEVCRYVDLNPVRAGMVKRPQD; this is encoded by the coding sequence TTGTACCACGTCACCTCGCGTGGTGACAGGCACGAACCGATCTTTGCGGTGGTTTTTGCTTACTGCCTCATGGGTAACCACTATCATTTCGTGCTTCAAACCCGGCAGCCGAATCTCTCGCGTCTGATGCGTCACATCAATGGCGTCTATACCCAATCTTGCAATCGCCGTCATGGCAAGACAGGGCATTTGTTTCAAGGCCGGTTCAAGGCAGTGCTGGTGGATGAAGAGGCGTATCGCCTCGAGGTCTGTCGTTACGTGGATCTTAATCCAGTGCGCGCAGGGATGGTGAAGCGCCCTCAGGATTAG
- the tnpA gene encoding IS66 family insertion sequence element accessory protein TnpA codes for MHVYPTRVTGKSTALCSSACVAGTISSRSTTRGSHEQVSIYSNPSATGIGLARFASSGKTAEAFCRDGAVSTATFYGWRARLRVRDGEPEPAPSAATPFIDLGKMAGVVSRAVTKGGRSCLLAPQS; via the coding sequence GTGCACGTGTACCCGACACGCGTAACCGGTAAGTCCACGGCGTTATGTTCATCGGCCTGCGTGGCCGGCACAATCTCCTCACGGTCAACAACACGGGGGAGTCATGAACAAGTAAGCATCTACAGCAATCCGAGCGCAACGGGAATCGGCTTGGCGCGCTTTGCGTCCAGCGGTAAGACGGCCGAAGCGTTTTGCCGGGATGGAGCGGTGTCGACGGCGACCTTCTATGGATGGCGAGCACGTTTGCGTGTCCGCGATGGGGAACCAGAGCCTGCACCGAGCGCCGCAACGCCGTTCATCGATCTCGGAAAGATGGCTGGCGTCGTGTCACGCGCTGTAACGAAAGGGGGCAGGTCTTGCCTTTTGGCTCCTCAGTCTTAA
- a CDS encoding FAD/NAD(P)-binding protein yields MLNKKRIVIIGAGFSGTLTAIRLLHFCESEVEICLIEKDDASNYGGIAFGQTSTTWAHLLNIQAGRITLFRERPEDFLTWVNETADRATWPPKWKNHAFSLSCMVPRRIYSQYLAYRLGEAARLAHAGVTFVELKGEVLDARRENQHWRVTYLASDCSDAKSVSLPANYIVFATGHLAPMTKPFYETVRDSERFIFNQYARRGRELLSTVKPDEKVMVVGSGLASFDAVVSLVEQGHTGPVTICSRAGHMHASYPLDHQHDIIAVRRPPFMDAENLCIDTVVDGVKGEFAYLRDLFANQYGVPEQIIPERIIKAWEPYVAELVTRMEANDVRCLLNKYKSLIVSSRTSTVPAIGNVIRTRLKTDSQSAGQVTILAAQIQHIHRVNDDNRLCVTFNGNQDPQIFDRIINCLGHATDYGNTCNSLWTSMIQEQNLATPHIKTGRGLEVTQHGELLALEGAPSTNLFCVGPMRQGDEIARRGRLGAFVFSIGTLRNQCFDIALEIRRRLNQPVLQQTIRTPDNLHTCWESSVRWFIETNELNLQEDELAQFRRYASPNDGHSLFAAYQGFFRTQDHRLRQPFAEEIARQKISLAKEITRRFSIENTRAQFLCEVFSNLLEKHAVHSLCDISKLAKWSVPQYANHVRNVHAQFEPA; encoded by the coding sequence ATGCTTAACAAGAAACGCATTGTAATTATCGGTGCTGGCTTTTCTGGAACTCTGACTGCTATCCGCCTCTTGCATTTTTGCGAAAGCGAAGTAGAGATTTGTCTGATTGAGAAGGACGATGCATCAAACTATGGAGGCATCGCGTTTGGGCAAACATCAACTACTTGGGCACACTTACTTAACATTCAGGCCGGCCGTATAACTCTGTTCCGCGAGCGCCCCGAGGACTTTCTCACATGGGTTAACGAAACCGCCGATCGCGCAACGTGGCCGCCAAAATGGAAGAATCATGCATTTAGTTTGTCATGTATGGTTCCCCGGCGTATTTACAGCCAATATCTCGCATATCGTCTAGGCGAAGCCGCACGCCTCGCGCATGCTGGAGTCACCTTTGTAGAGCTGAAGGGCGAAGTGCTCGACGCTCGGAGGGAGAACCAGCATTGGCGCGTCACCTACCTTGCCAGCGATTGCAGTGACGCAAAAAGCGTTTCGTTGCCTGCAAACTATATCGTCTTCGCGACGGGCCACTTGGCCCCGATGACTAAACCATTCTATGAAACGGTCAGGGATTCCGAGCGCTTTATATTCAACCAGTATGCGCGCCGTGGTCGGGAGCTCCTGTCAACCGTGAAGCCAGACGAAAAGGTGATGGTCGTCGGTTCAGGACTTGCCTCGTTTGATGCTGTCGTATCGCTCGTCGAGCAAGGACACACGGGGCCGGTCACCATTTGTTCCCGTGCTGGTCACATGCACGCATCTTATCCGCTTGATCATCAGCACGATATTATCGCAGTGCGGCGGCCACCGTTCATGGACGCCGAGAATCTATGCATAGACACCGTCGTCGACGGGGTTAAGGGTGAGTTCGCTTATCTGCGCGACCTGTTTGCGAATCAATACGGCGTCCCCGAGCAGATCATTCCGGAACGCATCATCAAAGCATGGGAACCTTATGTCGCCGAACTGGTGACCAGAATGGAAGCAAACGATGTTCGTTGCCTTCTAAATAAATACAAAAGTCTTATTGTTAGTTCTCGTACCAGTACGGTTCCCGCTATTGGAAATGTCATCCGCACCCGATTGAAAACCGATTCCCAGTCCGCGGGACAAGTCACAATCCTTGCCGCGCAAATCCAACACATTCATCGCGTCAACGATGACAACAGGCTTTGCGTTACTTTCAACGGCAATCAGGATCCGCAAATTTTTGACCGCATCATCAATTGTCTAGGCCATGCCACCGATTACGGCAACACATGCAATAGCCTCTGGACGAGTATGATCCAAGAGCAAAACCTTGCGACACCTCATATAAAGACTGGACGGGGCCTAGAAGTCACTCAACATGGTGAATTGCTTGCTCTAGAAGGCGCGCCATCAACCAATCTGTTTTGTGTTGGTCCGATGAGACAGGGGGACGAGATCGCGCGCCGCGGACGGCTCGGAGCCTTCGTATTTAGTATCGGAACGTTGAGGAACCAGTGTTTCGACATAGCGTTGGAGATCCGGCGACGCCTCAATCAACCGGTATTGCAGCAAACAATCCGCACACCTGACAATCTTCATACGTGCTGGGAAAGCAGCGTGCGCTGGTTTATTGAAACAAACGAACTGAACCTGCAAGAAGACGAACTAGCACAGTTTCGTAGATACGCATCACCTAATGACGGGCATTCACTCTTCGCCGCTTACCAAGGATTCTTTAGAACGCAAGACCATCGGTTGCGGCAGCCCTTCGCAGAAGAGATAGCGCGACAAAAGATTTCTCTTGCTAAAGAAATCACCAGACGTTTCTCCATTGAGAATACACGCGCGCAATTCTTGTGCGAGGTTTTCTCAAATCTCCTGGAAAAACACGCCGTGCATTCTCTATGTGATATCTCGAAGTTGGCAAAGTGGTCGGTGCCGCAATATGCGAATCATGTTCGCAATGTACACGCCCAGTTTGAACCTGCATGA
- a CDS encoding glutathione S-transferase family protein: MITLCYSPGSCSLAPHIVLREIGVPFTAKRFAADLRENYSDEYLQINPRGRVPALMIDGFTMTETPAILAYLGRRFPDSELFPSNSLESEARCLERLAWSSNTVHVAYAQIRRAERYVLNPADYATVRDGGHHYFQRCIAEMDEHLQQNRFALGDRYSVVDPFWLVFYRWGCRQSYEMAERFPALTTYVTRLVARPAVQQTLDAEGISIWPNAGRPDRKT; encoded by the coding sequence ATGATCACATTGTGCTATTCCCCGGGGTCTTGTTCTCTCGCTCCTCACATCGTGCTAAGAGAAATTGGCGTCCCTTTTACGGCAAAACGGTTCGCAGCCGATCTACGTGAGAATTACAGCGACGAGTATTTACAAATTAATCCGAGAGGGCGCGTTCCTGCCTTGATGATTGACGGCTTCACGATGACGGAAACCCCAGCAATTCTTGCTTACCTGGGACGCCGTTTTCCGGACTCAGAGCTGTTCCCGTCAAACTCCCTTGAGAGTGAAGCGCGTTGCTTGGAACGGTTAGCCTGGTCGTCCAATACCGTGCACGTCGCGTATGCCCAGATCCGGCGCGCTGAGCGATATGTTCTCAATCCCGCGGATTATGCAACTGTGAGAGATGGAGGGCATCATTATTTTCAACGTTGCATTGCCGAGATGGATGAGCATCTGCAACAGAATCGATTCGCTCTTGGTGACCGATATTCTGTTGTGGATCCGTTCTGGCTTGTCTTCTATCGATGGGGATGCCGCCAGAGTTACGAGATGGCGGAGCGATTTCCGGCCCTTACCACATACGTGACGCGGCTTGTCGCTAGGCCAGCCGTGCAACAGACACTCGACGCCGAAGGTATCTCGATATGGCCAAATGCAGGGCGGCCAGATAGGAAAACATGA